In Brienomyrus brachyistius isolate T26 chromosome 2, BBRACH_0.4, whole genome shotgun sequence, the genomic window CTTTTTAAGTCCTTctgaaaacaataaaaaaggaCATGGAAAAATGGCTCTGAGGAAAAAATCTGAAAATGGTGCTTGTACTGATGACCACTGGTTTTATAGCATTTTCCCCACCAATAAAATGCctgagaaaatattattaataatagacTTGAACAGAAGCAGAGAATGAAGGTGCTGTACAGTATGAAAGTAAACAAGCAGAACAAatttaaattaagaaaaacatacCTGAACCTGGGGGTATCTGTGGATTAGACCCATTGATTAAAGAAGTTGGTTCTTTAATCACCAGTCTTATCTTCGAAATGGCAGCTGTAATTTCTACATACATGAAATTCAAACCCATTTTTTTCATAGCTAAATGCTGGACATCCATATAACTGTCTATAACATTCTCTATTGAAGGCTCGACGGTGATCTGGGatccattaaatttcatctgcaccTGATTGTTAGACTGGGTGGAGAAACAAACACAAGTTTAATTTACTGATATATGTACTACATTGTACTGCTATTACATATCTTTAAACAATCGGTATTCAAAATTTGGTTGGGAAGGCCTGTAATTTGCTTCATCAATAAAGAAAATGGCAGGCAGGCTGACAACAATAACTTTAGAAATCTTTAGAAAAAAGTAACTTatctaaaaataatttttaaagttATAACGTCTTACAATTAATTTGAATGGTTCTTCAACATTCCACACTGTACCACTTGGTCCTCTCAAAAATAGTGCTGTTTCATTGTCTGAAATGACGTGAATGAAAACCTCCCTGGGAAGAAAAGCACATCAAAAGTAGATGCAGCAAAATTAAGCTACACAGCATCATCTTTTTCTTAAATAATTCATGAACATGCACTTACTGGATGGGAACTGAATCTGGAATGTTGATAATGTGCATTTTCTTTCCAGGTGCAGCATTGTCACTGGAACACAGCTTAAAGGGTTGTTTAAAAGCTGGATTTTTAATATCATACAATAGGTATTGCTTTGGGAAAAATcctttttcaggaatgcactccACTGAATTTATATCCGCTGCAATgacaaataagtaaaaaaaaaaatcattcagctCACTTTCTCTTctataaaatacattattttaATTCTTTAAAAAAAGCTAATGTGATTATTAAATTATAATAAACAGTAACTGTAATTCAACTGATCTGTGCCCATCTAAAGTTGTGAAcaaaatatcacatttttaCATGGATTAAAAGCATGTTTTTTAATGCTTAAACTTCATAGCTAAGCCAAACTCACCCTGCTTTCCAGTAAAGATAACTTCAGATGGGTCATAAATTGTTGTAAACGATGTCACCCCCCCAAATCTTTTCGTGACCAGTTCCAAGATATTCATATGACAGATTTCATATACGACATGATCTTCATGGACGTCAGTTGTATTACTCATATCCTGTGAAAAGGAGaaggtaaatgtgcttttcgaAAGAGAATGGAGTGTGTTTAACTGACAGACATCAGATGGTGTAAGTTTTAAGTTGCTGTGTTTGGGAGCAGAAAACCATTAATAAAGGCAGTAAGCAAACAGCTGTATTAAATCATAGTTGAGATGTATAATGACATAATGAACTACATAAGCTAAATAAACTACAGTTCATGTAATCCAAACCAAATGTGGATATTTCACATGGGcctacagagatacaggggcTGTAATCCTCCCTGTTTCGTCTTCATGCTCTTGGgctccccctatgtgtcacacCGATTAAAGGAACCCCTGACCCCTTTTAACTTGTGGAATTGGATGATTTTAAAtttggtgtttgttacagaaagtGTCTAAGAGCCCCATTTTTCAAACCATTTGGAGCCAAGGTCTCTCCTCTGTTTCCTGAGTGGGGACAGGAAATGATGCCTTTTTAACTTCGTGCGTCAGCAAAGGTCACTACTTGTTTCCTGCATAGCCACGCAATTCCACATCCAATTGCTTTTTTGCTTTGAATGGCGATGAGCTCATTTATTAACGAATAAACAGAATTAAGAATGCGGTGTGTGATATCAGTATACAACACTCTGTACATCACAAAATAATTGAATCTTAAATACTGAGGGTGAAATGCAATATGCATCTGtgctaaaataaatgaaataaaaaaaatacatacagaTCATTGCAGAGAGTATATGGTTATATTTTTCTCACACTGGTCATACTGGTTCCTTCAAATattcctatttttttttcagttgccGTTAGATTAATGTCTTTTGAAGATGTCCATTTGCAATTATACTCTAGAAGTAACCTTCTGTTCTGTTTAAGGTATTTATCAATAGCAATTTTGTGCTTGAGTTGTTTTGTGCTGAAATAAAACAATACTGATGCATGTACTCTGAGATTtgcagttgcttggacccagcATCACCAGATTCTGAAACCCCATAGTTAAAAAGGAGCAGTGAACAGACCCCCACtcccaaaaataaaatctttaagATAATTCCTTATATGGACTCAAAGAGTAAGATGGTATTGTGTCAGCCTCCTTTTTACTGACAATACTGCTCAGACTGCATTTTTTGTAGATGAAGATTAAAAGAGGACAAGAGGAATACAACATTGCatgcaaaaaagtattttaaaaaatgaccaGAGGGCAATAAGGCAGCGTAGAACTGATTAGATTTATAGCCACGGTTCAAAAAGGTGATGCCTCTCACGAGAGTCCAATACGCGTGTGCAGGAGGTGGCTAGGACAGGAGCGATTCAGCCTGTCATCACTTCCAGATGGGACTTCCTTCTTTTGTTTGCCATGATAAAACTGTGATGTATTTAAACCCAGGCTCCTTCATGCCTGATAATCTCCTTAACATTACTGATGTGTCTGAAAAGGCCTGGCAGAGTGATATGAGCAGAATTCAAGGAAGGAATTCCTTCAGCAAAACTAACTGCTTTCAGTCTAGTATCAGTCAGTCAGGTAAAGCAGACTGTGATCAGTCTGAAAAGTGTCAGGGTTCAAGAGGAGTAACTTTCTTTGGCTTAGCAATGCTAATATACATCTGCAGAAAACTTAAGAGATCGCAGAAGTGTTTTTGTTTCCTTTACTTCTCAGTTTATACGGGAGTGCGTGTCTTAATTTTTTCTGCGGCTGTATTTCTGACCAGTCATAAGTAGCCAATGGGGAGAGTTGCTGCTAGTTTGTACTGGTAGCCAAGCCAAATGTTGGCTGAATTTcttttgtatatacagtatcaGTCAAAAGCATTAAAcgataaaaacagctaataatTTGGTGGGGGGTTCTGTGAGTTGGCAGACTGATGACAGACTGATGTCAGCATTGGGCTCCTGagccaggcccttaaccccaattgcgaCAGGGACTGGCTGAGCCTGCTGTCTCCTCTACgcgtttcatgaggtggcctcctgggatgcttttccagctgtcctgaaggagatcCCACATATATGCTCAGCAACCATTTCCTTCACTCTGCGGTGAAAATCCTCCAAAATcatttctactgtgtttagCTCGGGTGGCCAGGTCACGTGACGTGACACTCTATGGCTCTCCTGGCTTGGCGTGTTCAAACATTTGACTGGTATGAGATGGGCATGTTTTTCACAAAGTGACACCTTGAGATGCACAAAGATGAAGCAGATGCATTTGTAATATTACATCCCATCTGTTGACATGCATGTTCACCATTAATGAAGCCCATGTGTTTTTCTCTGTTATTCTAAAACCTATGAAAATATAAGGTAGAGAACGGTGCACTGAAACTTAAGAATAATACAGGTATTGTCCATAAATAACCTATATTATTCATAAATAGTAGCGTCTGCTGCAGCTCGTCAGTCTTAATAGCTGCTTTGCTAATGAAAACAAGGTTAAATCATTTGCAAACTGGGAGATCTCTCCCTACACTGCTGGTATTGGACACTCATCTTATATGAAGTGTACGGTCTAAATATAGAACAGGAATGGTGTGTGGCTGTATAGCCAAATGAGAGGAACAAGCCTAATCTGGCAGGAAGCGGCTACACTGCAAGGCTTTCTGCTTCCTCAAACCCAAACACAGCAAAAGCTCATTGATTTCACCAATAACTCAGCAGCCTCACTTCAGATAGAGAACTttaaaatgtgtaaataaatgctCAGTCCAAAAACAACTGAATAAAAACCGATGCATAGACTGTACAGAAAAAATatcataaaatgtaaaatgctcTGACTGAAATTAATAATATTGCTGTAGGATTCCACAACATTGAGTCTTTTACTAAACATATTATAAAAACCATTGCTGGTGATACTTACATGAAACTTGATTGGTGTGCCGTCGCGTTTAAAAACCTGTAAGGGAGTTTCGCTGCATCTCTTCAGCACCACATGAACTTTGTTAAGTTTCTCAAAATCCATtatgaaaaactgaaaaaaaaaacacacagaaaagaGAATCTTGTTACATGTGTTTCCCAATACATTAAAACATCTTGTTGGAATTACCGAGTGCAGGTTTCTACCCTATTATATTGTATTACCTTGCATACAAATAAAGGTATGGCTTGTAAATATAATAAATTAAGCTGAGAGTGTCAGCTTAATAAGTGAGCATATGAACATGTGGCTGAGATCTGAGGCCTGGAATTGGCAGATGAAATGCTGTAACCTTCTCTGAGGCAGGCCACTAACAGCATGACCCGCACTAAATGAGAGCAGGACACCCACCGTTTCGCAGCCCTGAGCCTGCAGTGGCAGCCCTGCATCGCACTCTTTCTGACTTCCTGAAAGCTCACGGGACCAGCCTTTTCATTTTTGCCCTCGTCCAGGTCAGCACTACATAACAGTCACCATGTACTGCTGCTTTCACTCTTACCCTGATCCACTGACCTGACATGATGCTGCCTCTGACTAATGTACTACCTACTATTTACCTATAATTGCGTATTCTTCATAATACAAAGATATATAAATTCCACAAAAATACAGCAAccatatccatttacatttcagCAAAATCAGCCAAGTCTATTAATGGATAGTAATGACTATAAATGACCTCATATATGCCCAAAATGAATTATACAACCCAATTAGCAACTATTAGCAGATGCACTGTCTCCACAGGCCGCTAATACTTTCATTACAGTCATTAATTAAATGTCTATGAGCTTAAATCTCAGTAACACTAGGTGAACGATAACAATTATTTCTATTGTAATATGGTTAACCAGCAACAGTACTGGATATATTTAGTGTCCTTAACACTGTTTCAGACAGGGTTGCTTTGGTTCGCTTTGCTTATAAATGTTACCTTAACACCAGGGACAGCAATATTATGACCAGATGTTTAGAATGTTCCCAAACAAAGATGCAAAGATCTGCATGTTTCGTGCATTTGCTAATACCATCTCTTTTTTCAGTGGCATAAATTTAATAAAGTTTGAATTCTggaaaaaatttaattaaatttaatttttacaCCCTTGGGCATGCAGGTGTAGAGCGAGCAGTGGTGTCAATAACTGAAGGGTGATCATTTTAACTCTTCAACAAGGAGTTGTCTCCCAGTCTCCATAGGGCTTAACTTCCCCATCAATAAGACCATTTGAATATTCTCTGATTCCACAGTACCCTAAatgatttgtgtttttttctttaaataccATCATATACCATACACTGGAGTGAAATGTCTAAAAGGTATGACAGTGTGATAGATAATGACCAAGCCTTCAACTGATGTTGCATTAATTCCACCGGTCCTGAAGGCTTTCTTAAGGCAGATGGAACAGGTAATGCCAAGACATTTTGCAAGCTGCCAGTGCTATACATGCATCAAATAGAACCCATACAATTCCTGACTACATGAGAATAATCAGAAAAGGTGTGTTTTTAAAAGTAGTGAGAAACACAGCCGGTCAGGAAAACGCATTCGTCTTCCACTGCAGGGAAATATTGCGtgaatctcaataccaagaatgcaaagaccgtacttgtggtcttggcaagacagAGAATGCACCAGTTGTGGATTGAGAGAGATGTGCACTTGCTGTTCCACAATGCTGAATGCCCAGCTGATTACCTTGGCCATAATTTttattacttaataaatgacataTAATCAAAATGTCCAGTTCAAATGACTAATTATTTCTGCCATGATTACTTGTGCTTTTCACAAATAAAGTTTACACTtaaaatattcatatttatttcaaCTCTGTAAAAATGCTATACGCTGGTGTTAACCATTGCAGTTCAGCAGTCTCACGAATCAAAAACAACGGGAAAATACTATCAATACTGCAGAAACGCTACTCCAATTGAGGTAACCCCAATTAAGGTAATAGTTATATCTTGCGCCTTCTTCCTCTGCCATCGAAACAGTatgcaatgcatcatgggattgttctcattTGGCAGGGATGCACATGATGCATCTTTAATATTTGGGGTGCAGCAAGACCTACATCCAGGGATTTGTACTGTCCAGTCATTTTGTATTACATGGAGACGATGTTGAGCAGAAGCAAGTGATTGGTGGGCACTGCTTTGGGTCTGCTGGCACGGCAACACCAACAACTTATTTGCCAGACTCTGTAGGTAAATGAGTTCCACTGGGCTATACAGTTAATTTTCAACAGTTAAATAACTCAATAACTTAAAACCAACTTTTTCCAGTATAGTTCATCCCTAAAACACTGGTTATATGAATTATGTAAAATAATGTGAGCGAACCTTCGTTTTAGCAGCAACTATATTTGACATACAGGCATCACAGGAAGTAAATTAAATGTGATTGTAAGTGATGACAAAGAGAGGCTAAGCTACTCCACAGGCCTATATGGCACATACTGTATCTATGGCCAACCTCGCATTATTGGGTGAGTCTGTGGAAGTATCTTCTTTCAACATGTATTTGAATTGCAGTCTGCAATGCTGACAGATGGCAACTGTGTTTTCcttcacttttaatgtgaagtgCTTCCACACAAACGATGATTTTGCTCTTTATTTCGACCCGTATCCTCTTACTTTCTCCAAATTGCCAAGtaatcattaaaaaaagaaagtatTTACTTTTGATGCTTTTTAATAACCAAGTAATGAAGTTTAATCGAGTAATCGTGATGGCTCTGTTTACAAGTACAACTTTTTATATCGCTCCAGTCACTGATGTCATATCTTCCTGTTGCCTATGCCCTTCCTC contains:
- the LOC125716138 gene encoding endoglin-like isoform X2, whose product is METIAALLCLLILGEVSSASLTCEPKEPGDNSREKGIDVDVTSGMSPRCWSRYKQEGFEVHILDLVFSSNSSLFFIMDFEKLNKVHVVLKRCSETPLQVFKRDGTPIKFHDMSNTTDVHEDHVVYEICHMNILELVTKRFGGVTSFTTIYDPSEVIFTGKQADINSVECIPEKGFFPKQYLLYDIKNPAFKQPFKLCSSDNAAPGKKMHIINIPDSVPIQEVFIHVISDNETALFLRGPSGTVWNVEEPFKLISNNQVQMKFNGSQITVEPSIENVIDSYMDVQHLAMKKMGLNFMYVEITAAISKIRLVIKEPTSLINGSNPQIPPGSASMQLFESADYKTHIDPMAKVQSEKRIYAEISSRSEEVELAACSVRSRDSCRVELPIPFQVEHCPWSICQNRIRFSLSFQQIQDAPSTAWDLECKVKVCLRQSSDMKCHDEDYVKVAVEVVKSSVPSASCPDFNLSAVLGVAFGGFLIGVLLMGALWFIKVRTDYLNC